The proteins below come from a single Zea mays cultivar B73 chromosome 8, Zm-B73-REFERENCE-NAM-5.0, whole genome shotgun sequence genomic window:
- the LOC103634790 gene encoding uncharacterized protein — protein sequence MENSSHKRAREAGDLVAGGCGEEGSPQADAKRLRPQDLLDMLEDDTDAAAAGDLASVMRSLEEEIASFDEAAEAPAPAPELGFLLEASDDELGLPPASSSEEEEAGRAGAPFPPALDGQIWGFEDEIVDGGGFGGYSPEAAAAAAASAAAAAWDDDGFGAGLFAFGGDDACGPSDLAALRHETMPAV from the coding sequence ATGGAGAACTCTTCTCACAAGCGGGCGCGGGAGGCGGGCGACCTCGTCGCCGGCGGCTGCGGAGAGGAGGGCTCGCCGCAGGCCGACGCCAAGAGGCTGCGGCCGCAGGACCTGCTCGACATGCTGGAGGACGACACCGACGCGGCCGCGGCCGGCGACCTAGCGTCGGTCATGCGGAGCCTGGAGGAGGAGATAGCCAGCTTCGACGAGGCCGCggaggcgccggcgccggcgccggagcTGGGCTTCCTGCTCGAGGCCTCGGACGACGAGCTGGGGCTGCCGCCCGCCTCCTcttcggaggaggaggaggccggGCGCGCGGGGGCGCCGTTCCCGCCCGCGCTCGACGGCCAGATCTGGGGCTTCGAGGACGAGATCGTGGACGGAGGCGGCTTCGGCGGCTACTCGCCGGaggccgcggccgcggccgctgcctccgccgccgccgccgcgtggGACGACGACGGCTTCGGCGCCGGCCTCTTCGCGTTCGGCGGCGACGACGCGTGTGGCCCGTCGGATCTCGCGGCCCTGCGCCACGAGACCATGCCCGCCGTCTGA